The following nucleotide sequence is from Candidatus Bipolaricaulis sibiricus.
CCCCTCCCCTTCGCTGGGGGACGCGGACCGGTCGGCGATGAGGGGCAGGAAGCGCAGGATGGCAACGAGGAGCCCGAGAAACAGAAACACAACCCCCAACCCGATCACCAAAAGCTGGATCCCTTCGATCAGCAACGGATGTCTCCTGCTTGGACGACGTGCCGTACTCCCCGCCCGTCTTCGATGACAAGGCGGAACGAATCGTCGAGGTCCACCGCCTGCCCAGTGACTTCTCCCTGGGGTGTAGACACGGTCACCGCCTGGCCAAGGTAGTCCGCCCGCCGCAGGGCCTCCGCACGCACGAAGACGGGGTCATAGGTGGCCAGTCGCTGCAGGAACCGGGCTGCCACGCTGCGGGCGATTCGGGAAGCGTCTACGGGGCGCCCAGTGAGCACGGACAAAGACGTCGCGGGCTGGTCGATCCGTTCGAGTTCGTGGCGGCCCATGTTCGCGTTGATGCCCACCCCCACCACCACACCGGCCAACGAGTGGCGAGTGTGAACGGCCTGGGCGAGGATGCCCGCGATCTTCTGTCTGCCCACCCGTACATCGTTCGGCCACTTGACAGCCCCCGCGACCTCCCACGCGTCGAGTACGTCACAGACGGCGAGAGCCATCGACAGGGTGATCCCCCCTACGTTTCGCTCGTGGACGACGGGAGGTCTGGCCACGACGGTCATGTAGACGTTGCCCCCGGGTGGCGAGTGCCACCGGCGGCCCCCGCGACCCATCCCCGCTTGCTGCCGTTCCGCCACAACCGCAGCGCCGTGAGGAAGAGTATCGAACAGCCTTCGCGCGTAGGTGTTCGTCGAGTCGACCTCATCCAGCCACACGAGGGGGGGCTGGGGGTCTGCGGGGGTCCTCACGTCGTGCATCGCACGATCGATGCTACCTGCGGAGGCGCGCCACGCAAGCGCTCCAGTTCGCGTCCCTCAAGTAGCGGTGTCGCGGCTGCTGCCCGGGCTGAGGCAGATCGAGTCCTCCGCCCGCGCCACAGGTACGCACGCCCGTGGGGGAAGTCGGTCAGCAGCAGACAGGCCACCCCGTGGGCCAACCCTCACGTCCGGAGCCGCATCAGGGTTCGTCCTGCTCGGGCCGCTGACAGAGGACCATCCCCTCGACCTGAGGAACGGGGCCCTCCCCGTCAGTGAACTCGTGATGGGCGGCGATGTGGTTCCGCTCCAGTGCCACGTCGTTGGGTGTGATGTGACACCCGATCTCGTCCCAACACTCTCGGGGCCACGCCTCGACGAGGGACTCCCCGTGCCGCTGCCCCTGGCGGCGGGTAGCACACGCCCGCCGAGTGACGATTCTCGATCGGAAGGACTGGCCCGTTGGCCACGATGATCGCCCTCAGCGCTACGCGGATCGGCTCCGCTCCTGATTCTGGGCGTGGATCGCCGGCAGGTGAGACGAGCGCACCGGGGCGAGGCCACGGCCCCCGTCCAGTACTCTGCGCCCAACCAAGAGGGACGGGGCCCGAAAGCCTCCTGTGGTCCCAAGGGGATTCGAACCCCTGTCTCCGGGATGAGAGCCCGGTATCCTAGACCCCTAGACGATGGGACCCACCTTCGATTATAGGTCGGCTACGGACCCACCTCCACCTTGTCCACCGGAAGGACGTACGGGAACGGCCGCCGGGCGGCATCGAGAACCTCGGTGACCTCGAGCGTAATCGGGGTGCGGGCTGACGCAGTGAAGCTGGCGGTGAACAGGGGCGCCGCAGCCGGCGCTTCCCCTGTCACGAGCCCGATCCGGAACGAGACCGCTCCGGGTTGGGGGTCAGCTGTCACCACGCGGTACGGTGTCGCTGCGGAGAGCGAGCCGTAGACCGCTGGTGGGGTGTAGCGGAGCAGCCCCGCCAACTCCCCGACCACCGCGCTGTCGGCTGCAAGTTGAACCACGCCGCCGGACGCGGACAGGAGGAGGCGGACTGCTGTCAGGGTCACTGTGGCGCGGCCCGGGCTCAAGCTGAACGGAAGCTCGATCCCCGCCCAGTCGACGAGCCGCACGTTTCTCAGTTCGACCGTTACCTCGACCTTGGGGTCCTGAACCTGGCCTACGACAACCTGAACGGTGACGAGTTTGCCGGCGCGGGCCTGGGCACGCGAGGTCTCGACCTTGAAGGTGAGCTCACCCTTCTCCCGGTCGAGCTTCTCCTCGACGATGCGATACGGTGCCTGAGCGACAAGCTTGAGAGACACCTCCTCCAGTGTGAGGGGGGCGGTGGGGGTGTACTTGAGCGTCCCCTGGAACGTCCCGACGGTCTCACCGTCCGTTGTGATGTCCACTGTGGAGCTCACAGCCTGGAGCTGGATCTTGGGTTGACCGAAGAAGACCGCCTTTGCGGGGACGACCTCCTGCACGCCTGAGAACTTCGTCAGCGCCGTGGGTCGGTACAGCCAATCGAAGGGCAGAACCTCCTCAACCTTCACCCGATGGGCGAGTAGCAGGCTCCCTCCGAGGGGCATCTTCCCGCCGAGGTAAAGGGTTGTGGTGAGGGACAGCGAGCCGTCGTCGCGGAGCAGGATCGGCTTCCCGTCGGCGGACAGGAGAGGGAGCGGGGACAAGCCCGTGGCGAACCCGAGGAAGTTGCCCCGGGTGTCGCCCAGCTCAACCTCGGTGATCTGGGACGACACCGTGCCCTTGGCCACGAGTTCGAGCTGGTCGAGGCGAACGGGCGTGTCGTTCCGGTCGGCGTCGGTGAGGACAAGGGTCGAGTAGGAGAGCGTCGATGGGACGACGGTGAACACCCGGCCCCCGTCGGGAACGTTCACGACGAGGGACTCAAGACCCGCTGCGACCACGGTATCTGGCAGCGGGTCAGAGAACGTGAACGTCTCCTGCTGCGTACCCCGCTGCCCCTCCCGGACCGTCACCCGCCATGTGGGGGCGACCGTCACCGGCTCCTTGGGGAGGAACGTCGTCGGCACTGTGACGAACAACCGGATTCGTCCCGGGCGGATCTCGTCGAAACTGTCGTACGCTACGAACGCTGGTTCAGGAAGCTGAACGTCCATTCCCGCAGGAACCTCGAGTCGGGTCACTCCATTGTTGATGTCGACCGTCCAGATGAGCTCCCGAGGGCCATCCACGCGCACCGCGACAACGTACAGCTGAAGGTTGTTGACGTCGGGGGTGTCCCACACCTCCGCCTCAGCGACGAGGAACACATCGCCGGGATTGAGGACCCCTCCCTCAGGGCCAGGGAGACCCTGGGCGAGGAAGCTCCCGGTGACCACGAACTCCTCCGGAACGCCGTCGGTGATCTCGATGACCCCGCCCTCACTGCCCTCCGACCACCACAGTCGAAGTCTTGGCTGAACGGTGTGTCCGTGGACGATCTGTTCCGTCACCTTGATCCACACCGTGAGCCATGCCTCGCCGTCATCGGGAAGCATGCGCTCCTCTGCAGGACGCGACAGGAGAACCTCCGAGATCGGGAACCCCGTGGATCGAGCCAGAACACGGGTCTGGCCTCCGATCTCGATTCGGAGCTCGACCCACTCGATCTCCACTGCCGTGGCTGTGCCGAGGTTCTCGAGCAGCAGTCGTGTGAAGTACACGGGATCGCGATTCCCGGCGTCGTTGTCCCGCAGGAGAGCCCGCATCACAAGACCCGAGTCGCCGGGGTTGAACGGTTTGTTCCCGTAGGCCAGATCGCGGTACTCCTCGATCTGCCCGACGGCACCCACACCAAGAATCAGAACTGCCGCGACCACCAACAGTTTGCGCATTGTCGCCTCCTTGGCTCGACCTGATGATACCGTGCCGGGGAGGCGGAGGTCAGAACGGCCAGACGAGGGGAACCACGAGGAGCACGAGCCCGTACGCGAGCAGGGTGAGCAGCCCCCCCACGAGCACGTAGTCGGTAAACCGGTACCCTGCAGTGAGGACGAGCGTGTTGGGTGGGGTGGCGACAGGTGTGGCGAACCCCGCGGCACACGTCGCGGCGAGGGCCATCATCATCGGGTACGGGGATACGCCCATCTGTTGGCTGAGGAAGAGGGCGATTGGGGCCAACATCGCCGTCACGGCGGTGTTCGACGTGATCTGGGTCAGAACGAGCCCCAATCCACTCACCGCGGCGAGCACGGTGAACGGGGAGACCGCAGGGCCCAGCGACCGCAGAACGAGGTCGGCAAGCAACTTCCCTCCCCCGCTCTTGTCGAGGGCGGCGGCGATTCCCATCGAGCCGGCAAGGACGAACACCGTGTTCCAGTCCATCCGTCGGTAGGCCGCCACGTCGGAGATGCACCCCGTGGCGATGACGAGCACGGCCCCGAGCATCGCGGTCAGCCCCACTGGGACCACGTGACTGCCAAAGGCGAACAACCCCACGCAGAGGACCATCACCCCCGACGTGACCGCGATCTTGCGCCGGTTACGGGGCGGAGACGATTCCCCGGTCTCCGCAACCCACGCCGCGACCATCCCCGCCGGGCGGCGGGCGACGAGGCGCTGCGTCATGGGGTACCCGAACAGAAGGGAGTACGCGACGAGGAGGAGGACGACTGGCCCTCCTACCCAGGCGAACTCGAAGAACCCGAACGGGCGGAGCCCGGCCCGCTCCAACACCCCCTGCACGATGAGCGGAGGGGTCGACCCGACGAGGGTCAGCATCCCCCCGGCGCTGGCGGCAAAGGCGATCGTCATGAGGAGGTTCGACGGCCGGATGCGGCCTTGGGAGGAGGCGGCCATCCCCATGATCACCGGGATGAACATCGCCGTAACGCTCGTGTTGTTGAGAAACGCGGACAAACCCGCCGCCACGAGAGCCGCCACCACGAGCAGGCCCCGCTCGCTCGCCCCAGCCCGCTTGAGGAGGGCCTCTCCAAGGAGCTGCGATGCCCCGCTCTCGGCGAGCGCTGCCCCCACAACGACCATCCCCCCCACGAGGAACACCACGTCCGAGGCAAAGCCGCTGAACGCGACCGGGAACTCCACCACCCCGAGGAGCGCCATCGCCACGCACGCCCCGACCGCGGTGACTCCAAGCGGGATCCACTCGGTGATGTACAGGAGGAGGGCGATCCCGAGGACGACGAGCGAGGTGAGGGCCGGGGTCACCCCCGCCTCCACTCGGTGGGGTCCATCCGCTGCTGCGGCCGCCCGTGCAACGGGCCCGCGCGCGCTCTGGTATGTCGCATGAGGGGTCGGCGGGGAAGGATACGAGAGGGGTGCATGAGGGTCAATGGCTCAGTCCGCGGCCTCAGTTGACAGGCGAACGTAGAGGCGCTTCGCCGCAGCCTGTTCGGCCTCCTTCTTCGACCGGCCGCGCCCGATGGCCTCACCCGCGGGAAGTGACGCCCGGACTGCGAACACCTTCTTGTGCTCCGGACCCTCGGCAGCGATGACTTCGTACTGCGGGAGGGCCCCGAATCGGGCCTGACCCAGCTCCTGAAGAAGCGACTTGTAGTCGGGTGCGTGAACACTTGCTCCAGCTGAGATCCGAGGGCCCAGCAAGGTGTCGGCGAGGGTGCGGGCGGGGGCATAGCCATGGCGCAGGAAGACTGCGCCGAAGACCGCTTCCAGAGCGGACGCGAGAACAGAAGGGCGGGTTCGGGCGCCACCCTCGTCCGCCCCTTTCCCCACCAGGAGCAGATTTCCCAGACCTAGCTCGGCTGCGACCTCGGCCAGCACAGGCCGCGACACGGCTACCGCCCTCAACTTGGAGAGCTCCCCCTCATCCTGGTCCGGATAGAGGTGGAACGAAATGTCGGCTACGGCCAGATCGAGGACCGCGTCGCCGAGGAACTCCAGGCGCTCGTTATCGTCACCCCCGTGCTCGTTGGCGTACGAGTCGTGGGTGAGGGCGGTGCGCAGGAGGCCATCCGGCAGGTCCAGACCGAGCTGGGCGAGGACGGTGCGCAGGGGGTTGCTCATCGTGGGCGGCCCAGCAGGCGTTCGATCTGGCGGTTGATCCGGGTCGGCCAGGACTCGTTCCGATCGAGTGGGCTCACGAGCACCGTGACAAGACCCACTCGCCGCCCGCCGAGCACGTCGGTGAGCATCTGGTCACCCACGATCGCCGCCTCGTGGGGGGCTACGTGGAGCTGCTGTAGCGCCTTCTTGAACCCGTACCGCAACGGCTTGCGGGCGGAGCTCACGACCGTGATCCCCCTCGTGGCCAACTCCGCGGCGAGGGGGTGCTGCGGGGACAAGGGGGCGTTCGTGAGGATGGCCACGCGGAGCCCCAAGTCCTGCAGGTGACGGAGCAACCCCCACGCGCGCTCGTCCAACTCCCACACGCGCCATCGGCAGAGGGTGTTCTCAAGGTCGAAGAGGATGCTCCGAATTCCCTGCTTCGCGAGGGTGGCGTAGTCCACGTCGTGGACCGATCTCGCCACGTGGTGCGGTTCGACCCACTTCACGGTTCGATCTGCACCTCGCCGATGCGGACGTACCGTGCCGCGGACCGAAGGGTCCGCAGCGCCTCGTCCACGCTCTGCGGAGCGATGAACACCTTGAACCACTGCCGTGTTCCTTCGTCGCGGTATTCGCGACGGACGTTGGCGAGGCCGGGCCCAGCAGAGAACACTGCATCGAGGAAGTGAACCGCCTCCGGATCGGTCTCCACCCAGGCGGTGATCGCATCGCGAGGCCGGGGGAGGCGGTCCAGCGGAGCGAACCGGCTAGCCATTGCGCTCCTGTTCGGCGACGAAACGCTGCAGCGCGAGTTCGGGGTCGCATCCCAGCCGTCGAGCAAGCGCGACAGCCTCGACCAGGATCTCCGCCACGGTCCTCTCGGGGTCCGCCGTGCCGTCCGGAGCGGCCAACGGAGCCCGGACCTCGATTGGCCGGCCCGCCGCCTCGCGAAGCTCGACGAACTTCGCTGCCCGGACCAGGGCAGGCCGCGTTCGCGCTCTGGTGGGGCGCGGTTCGTGCTCCTTGAGTTCCTCCCACCGCTTCCGGACGGCCTCGACGGAGTCTGCCTGGCCTTCTCCGAACACGTGGGGATGGCGGCGGACGAGCTTCTCACGAAGAGTGTCGGCGACCTCCCCAATCCCGAACCGTCCAGCCTCAGCTTCGATCTGGGCGTGGAGGAGGACCTGGAGGAGAACATCCCCCAGCTCGTCCTGCATCTCGGCCACGGTCCCGTCCGTGATCGCCTCCGCCGCTTCGTAGGCCTCTTCGAGGAGGTACGGGACGAGCGAGCGGTGGGTCTGCGCGCGGTCCCAGGGGCACCCTGTGGGGCCACGCAGACGGGCGATCACGGCGAGGAGGTCGTCCAGCGCTGCCAGTGGATCGCGCAGGGCGGGCCGCTCGCTCATCGCCCCTGCAACAGGGTGATTCGGTCGAGCAAGGAGGTCACCTCGCCGGCTCGGAACTGGGGATCCGCAGTTTGGATGCGCCGGAGATCGGCCAGCGCCTCGTCGTTCTGCCCGAGTTCGACGTAGAGCTGCGCCCGCTGCCACAGGAACTCGAGGCCCGACGGACCAAGTGCGTTGGCGGCGCCTGCGCGGCCCTCCTCGGCCTTCACCATCTGGGTGTAGATCGAGACCTTCTGCTGGGGGGAAGTCGCCACCGCCAGCGCCTGCCGGTAGTAGTCCACGGCTCGGTCGTACTGGACCTTGGCCAAGTAGCAGTCGCCCAGCCCGACCAACGCCTCGAGGGTGCCCGGGGACAGCGCGAGGATCGCCTCGTACTGGGGAATCGCCCCGTCGTACTTGTACTGCTCGCGGAAGTAGCCGGCGAGCAAGTACCGGGTACGGATATCGGCCGGGTCGAGATCCACGATCTTGCGGGCGATGATCTCCTTGAGCGACACCGGGACAGCGCGGGACAGGGCTTGTCGGTACGAAGCCAGGGCCTTGTCAAACTCCCCGAGCTTGGCGTGGACGTCGCCCAGCCCCAGGTGCCCTTCTGGCCGGTACGGAAACGCGCGAATCGCGTCCTCGTGCCTTCGCTTGGCCTCCGCAACCTGACCGGCGGTGAGATGAGCTCCCGCCAACTTGAGCAGGGCCTCCGCACCCAGCCCGCGCCGGTAGGCCGCGTCGTAGCGGGCGATTGCGCCCGCGGTGTCTCCTTGGGCGAGGAGGAGGTCGCCGGAAAGAGTCAACGCAGTGACGTTGTTGGGCTCGCGGGCGAGGACCTCCTGGATCAGGGGTTGCGCGCTGTCGAGCCGGTTGCCCCTCACGTACGCTGCGGCGAGCTTGAGGCTCAGCGCGGTGTTCCCTGGCTGGAGGTCGAGGGCCTGGCGGTACGCATCGGCTGCCGGGCTGTAGAGCTCAAGCGCCATCAGGACGTCCCCTCGTCCGATGTACGCCGCGACGAAGGACGGTCGTGCCTCGATCGCCAGGCGGTACTCCGACTCGGCTTGGGTCCAGTTCCCCGCCTGACGGTACATCTCCGCGAGCGCGTATCGGGCCTCTGCGCTCTGGGGAGCGAGAGCCAGCACGCGCTGGAAGAACGCTTCGTCGCCCGTTCCCGTGTCGATGAACGCCAGGTATGCAGCGAGAGCCTGGTCTTTGTGCGTGGCCTCCTCGGCCCGCAGCCGGGTCAGTTCCGCCTCCTCGTCAGGGGTGCGTTGCTCTTTCGCCTCCAATTCGATGCGCTTCGCGGCTGCGGCGGTGAGCAGCTCCTCATGGAGGCGCCCGATGTAGTAGAGAAGGTATGGATCGTCGGACGTCCCCCCCGCACGGGCCGCGCTCAGCTCTGCCAGGGCCTTGGCGCGGTCGGATTCGTAGGCCATCGCCGCCGCAATGACCGGGTCCGTGGCCTTCACCACAACCCGCTCCCGCCGCGCTGCGTACCACTGGCTCCAGCGCTTGCTCTCCTCGTCGCGGACGTAGTCCGCTCGCACTCGATCACGGATCTCGGCGAGCGGCGGCACGGCCGCGGCCTGGCGTTCGAGGAGCTTGACGATGTGGAACCCCGCATCGTCGTCGACGAGCTTCACCTGGCCTGGATCGCTCATCCAGACGGCATCCGTGACCTTCTCCGAGAATGGAGACTCGGAGAGGGTGAACCAGTCGGTCTCCCCTCCCGTGGCCTTCGTCGTCTCGTCGATGGAGTACGTCC
It contains:
- a CDS encoding Ribonuclease III; the protein is MSNPLRTVLAQLGLDLPDGLLRTALTHDSYANEHGGDDNERLEFLGDAVLDLAVADISFHLYPDQDEGELSKLRAVAVSRPVLAEVAAELGLGNLLLVGKGADEGGARTRPSVLASALEAVFGAVFLRHGYAPARTLADTLLGPRISAGASVHAPDYKSLLQELGQARFGALPQYEVIAAEGPEHKKVFAVRASLPAGEAIGRGRSKKEAEQAAAKRLYVRLSTEAAD
- a CDS encoding Hydrolase, HAD subfamily IIIA, which produces MKWVEPHHVARSVHDVDYATLAKQGIRSILFDLENTLCRWRVWELDERAWGLLRHLQDLGLRVAILTNAPLSPQHPLAAELATRGITVVSSARKPLRYGFKKALQQLHVAPHEAAIVGDQMLTDVLGGRRVGLVTVLVSPLDRNESWPTRINRQIERLLGRPR
- a CDS encoding Nucleoside triphosphate pyrophosphohydrolase MazG; the encoded protein is MSERPALRDPLAALDDLLAVIARLRGPTGCPWDRAQTHRSLVPYLLEEAYEAAEAITDGTVAEMQDELGDVLLQVLLHAQIEAEAGRFGIGEVADTLREKLVRRHPHVFGEGQADSVEAVRKRWEELKEHEPRPTRARTRPALVRAAKFVELREAAGRPIEVRAPLAAPDGTADPERTVAEILVEAVALARRLGCDPELALQRFVAEQERNG